Proteins from a genomic interval of Candidatus Bathyarchaeota archaeon:
- a CDS encoding sugar phosphate isomerase/epimerase yields the protein MKTCCAAYSYRKELTSGAMKLEDFIETCWRLGLDGVELTAYYFESLEEDYLKRLKRSVVDYGLDIRATAVGNDFCIPDPDARAEQVKLVKKWIDVSLYLGAPILRVFAGRVPEGYSEDETFQWAVKAFKECADYASGKGVVLALENHGGITSTSDRVVRIVEAVDSEWFRVNLDVGNYRVDPYREIEETARYAVHVHAKFLDVRPDGSDAKIDHVKVLEILKKTGYKGHLSIEYEGEEDATSAVPRAAKFLQRIVKGG from the coding sequence ATGAAAACTTGTTGTGCAGCCTATTCGTATAGAAAGGAGCTTACAAGCGGAGCTATGAAACTTGAGGATTTTATTGAAACCTGTTGGAGATTAGGCCTAGACGGGGTTGAGCTTACGGCCTACTACTTCGAAAGCCTAGAGGAGGATTATCTGAAGAGGCTTAAACGGTCGGTGGTGGATTATGGTTTGGATATAAGGGCTACGGCCGTGGGTAACGACTTCTGCATACCCGACCCAGACGCTAGGGCTGAGCAGGTTAAGCTCGTGAAGAAGTGGATCGACGTGTCGCTCTACCTTGGAGCCCCGATACTGAGGGTCTTCGCAGGTAGAGTTCCTGAAGGATACAGCGAGGATGAGACTTTCCAGTGGGCTGTGAAGGCGTTTAAGGAATGCGCGGATTACGCGTCAGGTAAGGGGGTGGTACTCGCCCTGGAGAACCACGGAGGGATAACTTCGACCTCGGACCGCGTCGTCCGGATAGTCGAGGCCGTCGACTCGGAGTGGTTCAGGGTGAACCTAGACGTCGGAAACTACAGGGTAGACCCATACAGGGAGATAGAGGAGACCGCTAGATACGCGGTTCACGTCCACGCCAAGTTCTTAGACGTCCGCCCAGACGGAAGCGACGCTAAGATAGACCACGTGAAAGTACTCGAGATACTGAAGAAGACTGGGTATAAAGGTCATCTATCGATAGAATACGAGGGAGAAGAAGACGCGACATCGGCCGTACCCAGGGCGGCTAAGTTCCTCCAGAGAATCGTAAAGGGAGGCTAA
- the mer gene encoding 5,10-methylenetetrahydromethanopterin reductase yields MVRFGIEFVPRDVYWRTVYYTIEAEKAGFNYVWITDHYNNRNVYVTLTLIANYTDRIKLGPGVTNPYVCGPVFTATAVASLAEIAPDRVVCGIGAGDKVTLTMIGLTWRKPLAHVRECVQAVRTLTAGGVLNLDGKAFKVKGARLNYKPPSEVPVYIGAQGPAMLRLAGEIGDGVLVNASHPKDLELAVSRIKEGVSRAGRSLEALDIGAYTSFSIAEDESKAVKAVIPVVAFIVGGSPDVVLERHGIDLEKANVIKDALTKAKFGKAFKNVTDDMVEAFSIAGTPKQCIDKIEEVLKTGVTQLIVGSPIGPNVLKAIKMIGEKIIPVF; encoded by the coding sequence ATGGTCAGGTTTGGGATAGAGTTCGTGCCTAGGGATGTATACTGGAGAACCGTATACTACACCATAGAGGCCGAGAAGGCTGGGTTCAACTACGTATGGATAACAGACCACTATAATAACAGGAACGTCTACGTAACCTTGACGCTTATCGCCAACTATACGGACCGCATCAAGCTAGGGCCTGGGGTCACAAACCCCTACGTCTGCGGCCCAGTCTTCACGGCGACAGCCGTCGCAAGCCTAGCCGAGATAGCGCCGGATAGGGTCGTATGCGGTATAGGGGCCGGGGATAAGGTCACCCTGACGATGATAGGGCTAACGTGGAGAAAGCCTCTGGCGCACGTCAGGGAATGCGTTCAAGCCGTAAGAACTCTAACGGCGGGTGGGGTTCTAAACCTGGACGGTAAGGCGTTTAAGGTCAAAGGCGCTAGGCTGAACTATAAGCCTCCGTCAGAAGTCCCTGTGTACATAGGGGCGCAGGGCCCTGCCATGCTGAGGCTCGCTGGTGAGATAGGGGATGGTGTCCTCGTCAACGCTTCCCACCCGAAGGACTTGGAGCTAGCCGTTTCTAGGATCAAGGAGGGTGTCTCCAGAGCCGGTCGAAGTCTTGAAGCCCTCGATATAGGGGCTTACACGAGCTTCTCGATAGCGGAGGATGAGTCTAAAGCCGTTAAAGCAGTCATACCGGTCGTGGCATTCATAGTCGGAGGTAGCCCAGACGTGGTGTTGGAGAGACATGGCATAGACCTGGAGAAGGCTAACGTGATAAAGGACGCCTTGACCAAAGCGAAGTTCGGGAAGGCCTTCAAAAACGTCACGGACGATATGGTCGAGGCGTTCTCGATAGCGGGTACGCCTAAGCAGTGCATAGACAAGATCGAGGAGGTCTTGAAAACAGGCGTCACCCAGCTCATCGTAGGCTCTCCGATAGGGCCAAACGTCCTCAAAGCCATAAAAATGATAGGCGAAAAGATAATCCCCGTGTTCTAG
- a CDS encoding nucleotidyltransferase domain-containing protein, protein MRKKSSDSVEVRFFKLDYEKVLEELREYARRAVDRGAKTVVLIGSLARGDYTAFSDADVVIVSDNVPERHLDRITDFIDPTLSVDVEPRVYTSKELLKMAEEGRKLVREILEYGKLLAGDESIIEAVREALEHKPLERG, encoded by the coding sequence ATGCGGAAGAAATCGTCGGATTCTGTAGAGGTAAGGTTCTTTAAACTAGATTACGAGAAGGTTTTAGAAGAGCTTAGGGAGTACGCTAGGAGGGCGGTGGATAGAGGAGCTAAGACTGTGGTTTTAATAGGGTCGCTTGCGAGGGGCGACTACACCGCGTTTTCAGACGCAGACGTCGTTATCGTATCGGACAACGTCCCTGAGAGACATCTGGACCGTATAACCGATTTTATAGACCCAACGCTGTCGGTCGACGTAGAGCCGAGGGTATACACCAGCAAGGAGCTACTGAAGATGGCGGAGGAGGGTAGGAAACTCGTCAGAGAGATCCTAGAGTATGGGAAGCTCTTAGCGGGGGACGAGAGCATAATTGAAGCAGTTAGAGAAGCCCTAGAACATAAGCCTCTTGAGCGAGGCTAG
- a CDS encoding [LysW]-aminoadipate/[LysW]-glutamate kinase: MVVKIGGSILKNGAPDLNLIDDLKDVFSENRLVLVHGGGDEVTAVASRMGKKQVFVMSPRGFRSRYTDKETLDIYVMVMAGRISKEIVSTLLRFGLPAVGISGVDGGLLRAERKKKLIIIDERGRKRAIPGGYTGKIVEVNARLLNMLLDSGFLPVVSPLALGMEYEILNVDGDRAASYVAGALKADRLILLTDVEGLILDGELRREVSSSQVEDRLSKIGPGMITKVYAALEALKMGVGEVLISSGLAEKPVTSALKGRIGTRIYRG; this comes from the coding sequence CTGGTCGTTAAGATAGGTGGTAGTATACTCAAGAACGGTGCTCCAGACCTGAATCTGATAGACGATTTGAAGGACGTGTTCTCAGAGAACAGGCTTGTACTCGTCCACGGCGGGGGAGACGAGGTCACGGCCGTCGCTTCTAGGATGGGTAAGAAGCAGGTCTTCGTGATGTCGCCGAGGGGGTTTAGGAGCAGATACACCGATAAGGAGACGCTCGACATATATGTCATGGTAATGGCCGGTAGGATAAGTAAGGAAATTGTCTCAACGCTTCTGAGGTTTGGCCTACCGGCCGTAGGTATTTCAGGCGTCGACGGGGGGCTACTTAGAGCGGAGAGGAAGAAGAAGCTCATCATAATCGACGAGAGGGGTAGGAAGAGGGCTATACCGGGCGGATATACGGGTAAGATCGTCGAGGTGAACGCTAGGCTTCTAAACATGCTTTTAGATTCAGGGTTCTTACCGGTGGTTTCACCCTTGGCGCTGGGTATGGAGTATGAGATTCTGAACGTCGACGGAGATAGGGCTGCGTCCTACGTAGCCGGGGCCTTGAAAGCCGATAGGTTGATCCTGTTGACGGATGTGGAGGGGCTGATCCTCGACGGTGAGCTACGTAGAGAGGTCTCGTCGAGCCAGGTCGAAGACAGGCTTAGCAAGATAGGGCCGGGTATGATAACCAAGGTCTACGCCGCTCTCGAGGCGTTGAAGATGGGTGTAGGGGAGGTTTTGATCTCGTCTGGGCTTGCGGAGAAACCTGTTACTTCTGCCTTAAAAGGTCGTATAGGGACTAGGATATACAGAGGCTGA
- a CDS encoding alcohol dehydrogenase catalytic domain-containing protein yields the protein MKEYMSAVVCHGPEDYRLERVPKPKPGKGEVLVKVLAAGICASDIKCYRGSPRFWGPPKPYVKAPVIPGHEFVCRVVEADPEVAGRYGIKPGDKTVAEQIIPCWRCRFCLQGEYWMCEEQRVFGFQGGLNDGAWAEYMLYPRGSIIHRVPEDIPDKWAVLIEPLACAIHAVERADIKLGDYVVISGMGPLGLCMLQVARLRGPGKLVALDLREKRLETALKLGADEALNPKEVDVVEHVRRETGGYGCDVYIEAAGSPSSVVQGLRMVRKLGRFVEFGVFKEPVTVDWSDIGDGKELTIYGAHLGPYCYPLAIEYIRSGRVKAEPIVTHVFKLENFAEAMKYSEHALDGAIKVLLAPPGTRLWEDAV from the coding sequence ATGAAAGAATATATGTCGGCCGTTGTATGCCACGGTCCTGAAGACTATAGGCTTGAAAGAGTTCCCAAACCTAAACCTGGGAAAGGGGAGGTTCTCGTCAAGGTCTTAGCGGCAGGTATATGTGCGAGCGATATTAAATGCTACCGTGGTTCTCCGAGGTTCTGGGGCCCACCTAAGCCCTACGTTAAGGCCCCTGTTATACCCGGCCACGAGTTTGTCTGCAGGGTTGTCGAAGCAGACCCAGAGGTCGCAGGTCGATACGGGATCAAGCCGGGGGATAAAACAGTCGCCGAGCAGATAATACCTTGCTGGAGATGCCGCTTCTGTCTCCAGGGCGAATACTGGATGTGCGAGGAGCAAAGGGTCTTCGGTTTCCAAGGCGGGTTGAACGACGGAGCGTGGGCCGAGTATATGCTATACCCTAGAGGCTCGATAATCCACAGGGTGCCGGAGGATATACCGGACAAATGGGCTGTCCTTATAGAGCCTCTGGCATGTGCCATCCACGCCGTGGAGCGGGCCGACATCAAGCTCGGCGACTACGTAGTGATATCCGGTATGGGGCCCCTTGGGCTCTGCATGCTTCAGGTAGCTAGGCTTAGGGGCCCGGGTAAACTCGTGGCCCTAGACCTTAGAGAGAAGCGGCTTGAGACTGCTCTTAAACTCGGGGCTGACGAGGCTTTGAACCCGAAGGAGGTCGACGTTGTCGAACATGTCAGACGCGAGACCGGCGGCTACGGCTGCGACGTGTATATCGAGGCCGCCGGTAGCCCCAGCTCGGTCGTCCAAGGTCTACGTATGGTTAGGAAGCTCGGTAGGTTCGTCGAGTTCGGGGTCTTCAAGGAGCCTGTGACCGTGGACTGGAGCGACATAGGGGATGGGAAGGAGTTGACGATATATGGGGCGCATCTAGGTCCCTACTGCTACCCGCTTGCGATCGAGTATATCCGTTCAGGTAGGGTTAAGGCCGAGCCTATAGTTACCCATGTGTTCAAGCTTGAAAACTTCGCAGAGGCCATGAAGTACTCTGAGCATGCACTCGACGGAGCTATAAAGGTGCTCTTAGCTCCCCCTGGAACACGGCTCTGGGAAGATGCGGTGTGA
- a CDS encoding DUF89 family protein: MEVKPECIPCLIDVRCREVIRVLDDSPEAFKICLEVVQTLLKLLDETRHTTKLATELYRLVLKRLGVDPYKGDKEAANKWALKVLPSAISMLEEVDDPLERFRAAVRFSLVGNAIDLGVSGYRFSLEELEKAFETVRLEVDDTVEAYDRVREASRVLYLCDNTGEVVLDRLLVRELKRLGVSVTVVVRSEPYQNDATMEDAYESGITSEADRVMAAGEGTYLSPDLLSKPFLEELENSDLVVLKGMANYENLSLLQRVRPSGYLLLLKAKCRPIAESLGVEVGDYVAKLV; the protein is encoded by the coding sequence TTGGAGGTTAAGCCTGAGTGTATACCGTGTCTGATAGACGTTAGATGCCGCGAGGTTATACGGGTGCTCGACGACTCGCCCGAGGCCTTTAAAATATGCCTGGAGGTCGTCCAGACGCTTCTGAAGCTCCTCGATGAAACCCGTCATACGACTAAGTTGGCGACCGAGCTCTACCGTCTCGTCCTCAAGAGGCTGGGTGTAGACCCGTATAAAGGCGATAAAGAGGCCGCGAACAAGTGGGCTTTGAAGGTTCTTCCGTCCGCTATCTCCATGCTCGAGGAGGTCGACGACCCTCTCGAGAGGTTCAGAGCCGCCGTGAGGTTTAGCCTCGTAGGTAACGCTATAGACCTCGGTGTTTCAGGCTACCGGTTTAGCCTAGAGGAGCTGGAGAAGGCGTTTGAAACCGTTAGGCTTGAGGTGGACGACACGGTCGAGGCGTACGATAGGGTCAGAGAAGCCTCAAGGGTGCTTTACTTGTGCGATAACACAGGGGAGGTGGTCTTGGATAGGCTGCTGGTCAGGGAGCTTAAGAGGCTTGGGGTCTCTGTTACAGTGGTCGTTAGAAGCGAACCCTATCAGAACGACGCTACTATGGAGGATGCCTATGAATCCGGGATCACTTCGGAGGCCGACAGGGTTATGGCTGCCGGGGAGGGAACATACTTATCCCCCGACCTGCTGTCTAAGCCTTTTCTAGAGGAGCTTGAAAACTCAGACCTCGTCGTCTTGAAGGGTATGGCGAACTACGAGAACCTAAGCCTCCTCCAGCGGGTGAGACCCTCGGGCTATCTCCTGCTTCTGAAGGCGAAGTGTAGACCGATAGCCGAAAGCCTAGGCGTCGAAGTAGGCGATTACGTGGCTAAACTCGTCTAA
- a CDS encoding M20/M25/M40 family metallo-hydrolase, whose protein sequence is MELGIEPEEAVDLLRKVLRIYSPSMREGELARFLLDEMKRLGYESVYIDEVGNVLGSVGGGESRLMYVGHMDTVPGELPYREESGYIYARGATDAKSALAAMVVAGASLRDAGLGDRLTVACIVDEEGSSTGFKHLLKKGIKAGYLVFGEPSGVEAVTIAYRGRVQLLVECRTRPGHAGSPWAFKNAVEKLYEFYRLLKRRIEEAAPKQEISGRFYTVSTSMTWIRGGDAPNVIPGLCRAKIDVRLPPGFKAVDVMKISKETAERFAGKNPGVDVDVQAEEWSDAYEADRRSRLLTVLREAVKQVRGRYPKLLRKTGTGDMNLLAGSKVEALTYGPGESMLSHTERERIKIQDYLDSIRVYRLVALKILGSH, encoded by the coding sequence ATGGAGCTTGGCATAGAGCCTGAAGAGGCTGTAGACCTGCTCAGAAAGGTCTTGAGGATCTACAGCCCATCCATGCGTGAAGGCGAGCTGGCACGTTTTCTCCTAGACGAGATGAAGCGTCTAGGTTATGAAAGCGTCTACATAGACGAGGTCGGTAACGTCCTAGGCTCGGTAGGCGGGGGAGAGAGCAGGCTTATGTACGTCGGGCATATGGATACGGTTCCTGGAGAACTCCCCTACAGGGAGGAGAGCGGGTACATATACGCTAGGGGGGCTACAGACGCTAAATCCGCGTTAGCGGCGATGGTCGTGGCCGGCGCCTCCCTCAGAGACGCGGGGTTGGGGGACCGGCTTACAGTCGCCTGTATAGTAGACGAGGAGGGGTCTAGCACAGGGTTCAAACACCTGCTTAAGAAGGGGATAAAAGCAGGCTATCTGGTCTTCGGGGAACCTAGCGGCGTCGAAGCCGTGACGATAGCGTACAGGGGTAGGGTTCAGCTTCTAGTGGAGTGTAGGACTAGGCCGGGACACGCGGGTTCACCTTGGGCCTTCAAGAATGCCGTCGAGAAGCTCTATGAGTTTTACCGTCTTCTCAAGCGCAGGATCGAGGAGGCTGCTCCCAAGCAGGAGATTTCAGGCCGTTTCTACACGGTTTCGACCTCGATGACCTGGATCAGAGGCGGAGACGCACCGAACGTCATACCTGGGCTCTGTAGAGCTAAGATTGATGTTAGGCTTCCACCAGGGTTTAAGGCCGTGGACGTTATGAAGATCTCGAAAGAGACTGCTGAGAGATTTGCCGGAAAGAATCCTGGGGTCGATGTAGACGTTCAGGCTGAGGAGTGGTCAGACGCCTATGAAGCCGATAGAAGGAGTAGGCTCTTGACTGTTTTAAGGGAAGCCGTTAAGCAGGTTAGGGGGAGATATCCTAAGCTCCTCAGGAAAACAGGTACGGGGGATATGAACCTTCTAGCAGGCTCCAAGGTCGAAGCTTTGACTTACGGCCCGGGAGAGTCGATGCTAAGCCACACTGAGAGGGAGCGAATAAAAATTCAAGACTACTTAGACAGTATAAGGGTTTACAGACTCGTAGCTCTGAAGATTCTGGGAAGCCATTGA
- a CDS encoding argininosuccinate synthase — MTKVVLAYSGGLDTSVSIVWLREKYDAEVYTVTLDVGQDGDFETIGERAERLGAVEHFFIDAKEEFVKDYVFPSIKANGLYGGKYPLSSALSRPLIARKLVEVADKVGADAVAHGCTGRGNDQVRIEVTVKALNPELRVLAPVREWGLDRESELEYARKHGIPFTREKLYSVDQNLWGRSIECGPLENPDMEPPEEVFKWTVSPEKAPDKAEYVTIGFEDGVPVSLDGERMDGVTLIKTLNMIAGRNGVGRIDHIEDRVVGIKTREVYECPAALCILEAHKDLEKLVLTPRQLRFKDVVDREWGVLVYSGLWCEPVKEDLEAFIENTQKLVRGWVRLKLYKGSMLVVSRMSEYSLYSKEMATYSVEGRFDQSAAPGFIEIWGLPSRLAWRVFKRTGR; from the coding sequence TTGACAAAAGTCGTCTTGGCGTATTCCGGGGGCTTAGACACCTCCGTATCGATCGTATGGTTGAGGGAGAAGTATGACGCAGAGGTCTACACGGTCACTCTGGATGTGGGGCAAGACGGAGACTTCGAAACCATAGGGGAGAGGGCTGAGAGGCTGGGAGCCGTCGAGCACTTCTTCATAGACGCTAAAGAGGAGTTCGTCAAAGACTACGTCTTCCCGAGTATAAAGGCTAACGGCCTATACGGGGGTAAATATCCCCTCAGCAGCGCACTATCGAGGCCTCTGATCGCTAGAAAGCTCGTCGAGGTTGCGGATAAAGTCGGCGCCGACGCCGTAGCCCACGGATGTACAGGCAGGGGCAACGACCAGGTGAGGATAGAGGTAACCGTTAAAGCCTTAAACCCGGAGCTTAGGGTTTTGGCACCCGTAAGGGAGTGGGGGCTTGACAGGGAGTCTGAGCTCGAATACGCTAGGAAGCATGGGATACCGTTCACCAGGGAGAAGCTTTATAGCGTCGACCAGAACCTCTGGGGTAGGAGCATAGAATGCGGCCCGTTGGAGAACCCTGATATGGAGCCGCCTGAAGAGGTATTCAAGTGGACCGTATCTCCTGAGAAGGCTCCTGATAAGGCCGAGTACGTGACCATAGGGTTTGAAGACGGTGTACCGGTATCTCTCGACGGGGAGAGGATGGATGGTGTGACGCTCATAAAGACGTTGAATATGATCGCCGGTAGGAACGGTGTCGGTAGGATAGACCACATCGAGGATAGGGTTGTCGGAATCAAGACGAGAGAGGTTTACGAGTGCCCCGCGGCTCTGTGCATACTTGAAGCCCATAAAGACCTTGAAAAGCTTGTCCTGACCCCCCGTCAATTGAGGTTTAAAGATGTCGTAGACCGGGAATGGGGAGTACTGGTGTACTCCGGGCTGTGGTGCGAGCCGGTTAAAGAGGACTTGGAGGCGTTCATAGAGAATACGCAGAAGCTTGTGAGGGGATGGGTTAGGTTAAAGCTTTATAAGGGAAGTATGCTCGTGGTCTCCAGAATGTCTGAGTATTCGCTTTACAGTAAGGAGATGGCTACCTACAGTGTTGAAGGTAGATTCGACCAGTCGGCGGCCCCCGGGTTTATAGAGATATGGGGTCTTCCCTCTAGGCTCGCCTGGAGGGTCTTTAAGAGAACCGGGAGGTGA
- a CDS encoding lysine biosynthesis protein LysW encodes MYTVKIVECPECGGEIKIPDDVLEGEIFSCPDCGMEYEVYINDGEITLKPAEVEGEDWGE; translated from the coding sequence ATGTATACGGTTAAGATTGTCGAGTGCCCTGAGTGTGGCGGTGAGATAAAGATTCCGGACGACGTGCTGGAGGGGGAGATATTCTCCTGTCCAGACTGCGGTATGGAATATGAGGTTTACATAAACGACGGAGAGATCACGCTTAAACCCGCCGAGGTAGAGGGAGAAGACTGGGGAGAGTAG
- a CDS encoding aspartate aminotransferase family protein, protein MESKYLVDVYFRYPVAVARGKGATLWDVEGRKYIDLMGGYGVAVVGHCHPKLVEAVKHQAERLMICHPSLYNEVRAQLLEKLLKIAPKGLEKAYLCSSGAEAVEAAIKMARRCTGRSKIVSTMGGFHGKTIGALSVTWNPRYRRPFQPLLLKNVEFVPYGNLERAEKAVDEDTMAFIVEPIQGESGVKLPPDDYLKGLRELCDDKGALLIVDEIQTGLGRTGAMWACQHWDVEPDIMCVAKGLAGGIPMGATLAKDEVARSLKRGDHTSTFGGNPVACAAASAVLDIIVEEDLPGRARRLGKVFEEGLERLKQNHRCVREVRGLGLMRAAELRFDVKNILMKSLEKGLITLYSGRNILRFLPPLVIEEHQILKALAILDEVLDELDRA, encoded by the coding sequence ATGGAGAGTAAGTATCTGGTGGATGTATACTTCAGGTATCCGGTTGCCGTAGCCCGGGGTAAAGGAGCAACCCTGTGGGACGTGGAGGGTAGGAAGTATATAGACCTCATGGGTGGATACGGTGTAGCGGTCGTGGGACACTGCCACCCTAAACTGGTCGAAGCGGTCAAGCATCAGGCCGAGAGGCTCATGATATGCCACCCGAGCCTCTACAACGAGGTGAGGGCGCAGCTTTTGGAGAAGCTTCTGAAGATAGCGCCTAAGGGTCTCGAGAAGGCTTATCTCTGCAGTAGCGGTGCCGAAGCGGTCGAAGCCGCTATAAAGATGGCTAGAAGATGCACAGGGCGGTCTAAGATAGTTTCGACGATGGGTGGATTCCACGGTAAGACCATAGGCGCCCTATCGGTGACCTGGAACCCCCGGTATAGACGTCCCTTCCAACCCCTACTTTTGAAGAACGTGGAGTTCGTGCCTTACGGGAACCTCGAGAGGGCTGAGAAGGCCGTCGACGAAGACACGATGGCTTTCATAGTCGAGCCTATTCAAGGCGAAAGCGGTGTAAAGCTTCCCCCGGACGATTACCTTAAGGGTCTACGGGAGCTCTGCGATGACAAAGGGGCTTTACTGATCGTGGACGAGATTCAGACGGGGCTTGGACGTACCGGAGCCATGTGGGCTTGTCAGCATTGGGACGTGGAGCCTGATATCATGTGCGTAGCCAAGGGGTTGGCCGGCGGAATACCGATGGGCGCCACGCTTGCTAAGGATGAGGTTGCTCGAAGCCTCAAGCGTGGGGACCATACGAGCACCTTCGGCGGTAACCCGGTCGCCTGCGCCGCTGCCTCTGCGGTCTTAGATATAATCGTCGAGGAAGACCTACCGGGTAGGGCTAGGCGATTGGGGAAGGTCTTCGAGGAGGGATTAGAGAGGCTTAAGCAAAACCATAGGTGTGTCAGGGAGGTCAGGGGTCTCGGTTTGATGAGGGCCGCCGAGCTACGGTTCGACGTGAAGAATATACTCATGAAAAGCCTGGAAAAGGGTTTGATAACTCTGTATTCCGGGAGAAACATACTAAGGTTCCTCCCGCCGCTTGTGATAGAGGAGCACCAGATCCTAAAAGCCCTAGCCATCCTAGACGAGGTCTTAGACGAGTTAGACAGAGCCTAG
- a CDS encoding N-acetyl-gamma-glutamyl-phosphate reductase gives MKVSIIGGSGFTGGELLRVLACHPEAELKTVTSRRYVGEYVHRVHPNLRGILDVQFTNPSLSKIAEESDVVFLCTPAGVSVNMVPQLLETGIKVIDLSPDFRLKRAEDYERWYGWRHPRPDLLEKAVYGLPELHRDEIRNADLVACPGCMSTAAILAMAPLFKSGLVESDRVVVDVMIGSSGAGAKPSLASIHAERYGVIRPYKPVGHRHTGEIEQELSILSGEEVRVAFSAHAVNIVRGILAVCHCFTKKPVSVRDLWKLYRGFYKGEQFIRLVRDVKGIFRYPDPKPIVGSNFCDVGFEPDPYTGRVVALAAIDNLVKGAVGNAVQSLNLMYGLDEKTGLMYPGIHPV, from the coding sequence TTGAAGGTCAGTATAATCGGAGGTTCAGGTTTCACAGGTGGAGAGCTTCTTAGGGTTCTCGCCTGCCATCCAGAGGCGGAGCTCAAAACGGTTACGTCGAGAAGATACGTCGGAGAATACGTCCATAGAGTCCACCCCAACCTAAGGGGGATTCTCGACGTACAGTTCACCAACCCGAGCCTCTCAAAGATAGCCGAAGAAAGTGACGTAGTGTTCCTATGCACCCCGGCCGGCGTATCGGTGAACATGGTTCCCCAGCTTCTAGAGACCGGGATCAAAGTCATAGACCTGAGCCCAGACTTCAGGCTTAAGAGGGCTGAGGACTACGAACGGTGGTACGGCTGGCGGCATCCTAGGCCAGACCTGCTCGAGAAAGCCGTCTATGGGCTTCCAGAGCTTCATAGGGACGAGATCCGTAACGCAGACCTTGTAGCCTGTCCAGGCTGTATGTCTACGGCCGCAATACTGGCGATGGCGCCGCTCTTCAAGTCGGGGCTTGTGGAGTCTGATAGGGTGGTCGTCGACGTGATGATAGGTTCCTCAGGAGCCGGTGCGAAGCCTTCGCTTGCGAGTATACACGCCGAACGCTACGGTGTGATCAGGCCGTATAAGCCAGTCGGCCATAGACATACCGGTGAGATAGAGCAGGAGTTGAGCATCCTATCAGGGGAGGAGGTTAGGGTTGCCTTCTCAGCTCACGCTGTCAACATAGTCCGTGGTATCTTAGCGGTCTGCCACTGTTTCACCAAGAAGCCGGTCTCGGTGAGGGACCTATGGAAGCTCTACAGGGGCTTCTACAAGGGTGAACAGTTCATAAGGCTTGTGAGGGATGTTAAGGGAATCTTCAGGTATCCAGACCCTAAGCCGATCGTAGGTTCGAACTTCTGCGACGTAGGGTTTGAACCTGACCCATACACCGGTAGGGTCGTAGCCCTAGCGGCCATAGATAACCTCGTCAAAGGCGCCGTGGGGAACGCTGTTCAAAGCCTAAACCTCATGTATGGGCTGGATGAGAAGACCGGGTTGATGTATCCGGGTATACACCCGGTTTAG
- a CDS encoding threonylcarbamoyl-AMP synthase has translation MRVVRISEAGFDKAVEEAVERLRNGGLVVYPTETCYGLGAAIDDLRAVERVYRVKRRPFDRHLTIIVADVEMWSRYAYITPEASKLIKRFLPGPLTIILWKRPTVPDLVNPDRIGARISSHPVAQALVERLGKPITATSANLHGGPNPYRVEEVCEGVDLVLDYGELPRKPPSTIVDLTVKPPAIYRAYPNGPFTREEVLKALEDP, from the coding sequence GTGAGGGTCGTAAGAATTTCAGAGGCCGGGTTCGACAAGGCGGTCGAGGAGGCGGTGGAGAGGCTTAGAAACGGCGGGCTTGTGGTATATCCGACCGAAACCTGCTACGGCTTGGGAGCCGCGATAGACGACCTAAGAGCCGTCGAGAGGGTTTACAGGGTTAAACGTAGACCCTTCGATAGACATCTGACGATCATCGTGGCCGACGTCGAGATGTGGAGTAGATACGCATACATAACCCCTGAGGCCTCAAAACTCATAAAGCGATTTCTACCTGGGCCTTTAACCATAATCCTCTGGAAGAGACCTACGGTGCCTGACTTGGTGAACCCCGATAGGATAGGGGCTAGGATATCGAGCCACCCCGTAGCACAGGCCCTAGTCGAGAGGCTCGGTAAACCCATAACGGCCACCAGCGCCAACCTACACGGCGGACCAAACCCGTACAGGGTCGAGGAGGTCTGCGAAGGCGTAGACCTCGTGCTGGACTATGGTGAGCTGCCTAGAAAACCCCCGTCCACCATAGTCGACCTCACGGTCAAGCCACCGGCCATCTACAGAGCTTATCCTAACGGGCCGTTCACGAGAGAAGAGGTTCTGAAAGCTCTCGAAGACCCCTAA